One genomic segment of Kiritimatiella glycovorans includes these proteins:
- a CDS encoding purine-cytosine permease family protein: MAGEAAEQRGRRRTNEEYEREPVPAHRLKGLSGFVGMYAGEHAAGTEFMIGPLFVAHGVSAFDVLTGLLLGNLLAVLSWMFLTAPIAVKKRMTLYYQLEKICGPRLVDLYNVANGVMFCFLAGAMIAVSATAVGMPFNMPMPELSDLLPTSAGWVAAVFAVGLVISVVAAKGYDSVSRFANIASPWMVLVFLACGIAALPELGVESPRDFWRVATTSVWKGAPVEGQTPFTFWHVVFFAWFCNMAMHIGMADLSVLRFAKKWWYGSASAAGMYVGHYMAWIAAGLLYALQLQRTPGQTGVAPGPMAWNIAGFAGLLCVVVAGWTTANPTIYRAGLAFQALRPKWSRFRVTMIAGLMATIGGCFPGLVMKLLNFVALYGLVLMPMGAVIFVDHHLMKRMGLREFYAEKKGLNFYWAPALTWFVTLGVCLILNLSAGIEIFFLGLPGWFIAAVLYMALSRMMQKREGEAAA, encoded by the coding sequence ATGGCCGGGGAAGCGGCGGAGCAGCGCGGCAGGCGCAGGACGAACGAGGAGTACGAGCGCGAGCCCGTACCCGCGCACAGGCTGAAGGGTCTTTCGGGTTTCGTGGGCATGTACGCCGGGGAGCACGCGGCCGGAACCGAGTTCATGATCGGCCCGCTCTTCGTGGCCCACGGGGTCAGCGCCTTCGACGTGCTCACGGGTCTTCTGCTCGGGAACCTGCTGGCCGTCCTGAGCTGGATGTTTCTCACCGCCCCCATCGCGGTCAAAAAGCGGATGACCCTCTATTATCAGCTCGAAAAGATCTGCGGGCCGCGGCTGGTCGATCTCTATAATGTGGCCAACGGCGTGATGTTCTGTTTCCTCGCCGGCGCCATGATCGCCGTTTCCGCCACGGCGGTGGGCATGCCGTTCAATATGCCGATGCCGGAACTCTCCGACCTGCTCCCCACCAGCGCGGGCTGGGTGGCGGCGGTCTTCGCCGTAGGGCTGGTGATCTCGGTCGTTGCCGCCAAGGGCTATGATTCCGTTTCCCGCTTCGCGAACATCGCCTCGCCCTGGATGGTACTCGTCTTTCTCGCCTGCGGCATCGCCGCGCTGCCGGAACTGGGCGTGGAAAGCCCGCGCGATTTCTGGCGGGTGGCGACGACCTCGGTCTGGAAGGGCGCGCCGGTCGAAGGCCAGACTCCGTTCACGTTCTGGCATGTCGTGTTTTTCGCCTGGTTCTGCAATATGGCGATGCATATCGGCATGGCCGACCTCTCCGTCCTGCGTTTCGCGAAAAAGTGGTGGTACGGGAGCGCCTCCGCGGCCGGCATGTACGTGGGACACTACATGGCGTGGATCGCCGCCGGGCTGCTCTACGCGCTGCAGCTTCAGCGTACGCCCGGACAGACGGGGGTCGCCCCCGGCCCGATGGCCTGGAACATTGCGGGTTTCGCGGGTCTGCTGTGCGTGGTCGTCGCCGGATGGACTACGGCGAATCCCACCATATACCGCGCAGGACTGGCGTTCCAGGCGCTGCGTCCGAAATGGTCGCGTTTCAGGGTAACCATGATCGCCGGACTGATGGCGACGATCGGCGGATGTTTCCCGGGACTGGTGATGAAGCTGCTCAACTTCGTGGCGCTCTACGGCCTCGTTCTGATGCCGATGGGGGCGGTGATCTTTGTGGATCATCACCTGATGAAACGCATGGGCCTGCGCGAATTCTACGCGGAAAAGAAGGGGCTCAACTTTTACTGGGCGCCGGCGCTGACCTGGTTTGTTACCCTGGGCGTGTGCCTGATCCTGAATTTGAGCGCAGGAATCGAAATCTTCTTTCTCGGATTGCCGGGCTGGTTCATCGCGGCCGTGCTCTATATGGCGCTCAGCCGCATGATGCAGAAAAGGGAAGGGGAGGCTGCGGCATGA
- the msrB gene encoding peptide-methionine (R)-S-oxide reductase MsrB, with amino-acid sequence MNQDKRGPFTCTDRELRERLTPEQYRVTQHDGTEKPFDNAYWDHHGTGLYVDVVSGEPLFCSKDKFESGTGWPSFTRPVEPGAVETRRDRKLGMVRTEVRSADADSHLGHVFPDGPGPTGKRYCINSAALRFIPLEKLEEEGYGEYLKLFHR; translated from the coding sequence ATGAACCAGGATAAGCGGGGCCCATTCACCTGCACCGACCGCGAGCTGCGCGAACGCCTGACCCCCGAGCAGTACCGGGTCACGCAGCACGACGGTACGGAGAAGCCGTTCGATAACGCCTACTGGGACCACCACGGGACCGGCCTTTACGTGGACGTCGTCTCGGGCGAGCCGCTGTTCTGTTCGAAGGACAAGTTCGAATCGGGCACGGGCTGGCCCTCGTTCACCCGGCCCGTGGAACCCGGCGCGGTCGAGACGCGCCGGGACCGGAAGCTGGGCATGGTACGCACCGAGGTGCGCTCGGCGGACGCGGATTCTCATCTCGGCCACGTCTTCCCGGACGGACCCGGGCCGACGGGCAAGCGGTACTGCATCAATTCCGCCGCCCTGCGGTTTATCCCTCTGGAGAAGCTCGAGGAAGAGGGATACGGCGAATACCTGAAGTTGTTCCATAGGTAA